The sequence CTGGCTTGTTGGATAAGATGAAAGACATTGTGAAACCCAAGCTATAGTGTTCTATGTGTGACGGGGTCTACCCCGGTCTGAGATATGAATCGAATATGTTTCAAATAGAAAGTTATGTTTGGAATATTCTTGTTAATGTTTTGTAGATTTTTTCTGCACACTCTTCTGGACTTTGCTTGTTCGAGTCTACCGTGACTTCTGGGTTTTGTGGTTGTTCGTATGGAGCACCTATGCCTGGCACTGTGGTGCTTTTGCCTGTGAAGGCTTTCTTGTAGATGTCTCTCGGCGCCATGAACGTTTTGCCTCGTTTGGCCTCTCTTTCTATGCAGAGTTCTAGTGGACAGCGGACGTAAGCTTCTATGAAGCGTGGAATCTGTTTTCTCGCGTGGTCTCGGTATCGTTGGCGGTTGGCAGTAGCGTCGATGATGACGTTGACGCCGTTCTGGGTGAGAAGCTTAGAGACAAAGACGATAGAGGCGTAAACCATGTCGCGCTCTTCTTCAGAATAAGTGGGTTTAGGAGTAACAACTTTACGTAGCATGTCAACAGAAACAAGTTGTGCAGAGATACCTTGTTGTTCCAAACGCCTCAGCAATGCTTGGGCAATAACTGACTTACCGCTTCCAGGAAGCCCGGTTATCCAAGCGCACCATCCAGCTAATTGAGTCATAAGTAGCGGAGCTCCTTGATTTTAATCACTATTTCGGAATCGCAACTTAATGAGTGCAACGGAGCAACAAGCATTCTTGATCCACGGGGATAAAGATCAATCTAAGACGCTATATGTACCACTTTAGTATTTCTCGTATAGCCTTCTCCGAGTACCCCATTTCTCTAAGCATAGTCTTTATCGATTCTAACACTTCGTTAGCCAAAACTACTTAGCCTCTTGCTTTATAGTTCATAGTAGACCACAAAAAAGGAAAGCCTTCTTAAAACTCTTTCTCACTCGAACTTTCACTCAAAGCCCTCGCCAAATAACCTTTTGCCACACCCCCCGTAAAACCATGGAAATCCATTAACTCTCAATGTAAGAGTTAACATCCTCCAAATCAAACCGCTCAGTCTCAAGCACATTTCTAATAAAATTAAACAACTTGGTCCGCACTTCCAAAGATAGATTCGGATACCAAACTGGCGAAGCTATCACCAGCCCTCTCCAAGCATAAAAAGGTTGCACTACCTCTAATATTTCCTCATCACCTATTTTATCCAGATAATTTCTCCAAAACCTGCTAAACAACGTTTCAAACGGACCCGCTAACCGTCCATATACCTGCAACGAATAAAACAGATAGTTAATCGTCATAGCAGTCACATCATCAGCCGGTTCACCCCACTCGCCCCTGCTACGATCCAAAACCGTAAAATCCACGCCTTTCCGAAACAGCACATTCCACGGGTGATAGTCCCCGTGAACCTGTGCTAAACGGTGCGTCTTATGCTTCAGCTTCCACCTCCACTCTACACAACGCTTCTCAACCTCACACAAACCCTCCTTACCAACATATTCCAACCCATCCGGATAGCTATCCGTCAAACCCATAATGCACTCCCCGTGTCCCAATAAATCCCGAACCCGTCTCACATACAATCCAACCTCGCTAGACTTCACTCCATGAATAGTAACCAAATAATCCGACAAAGCCTGACAGCGATCCAAATCCAACCGTGACAACCGCCCACGCCCCCTAATCCTGTCCAAATCCCTGAAATAAGGCCAACCCCTCACCATATCCATAACAATGAAAAACTCCGTACAATCACCCAAAGACTTCAACGAACCCTCCCTAGTAAAAGCGCCAACATCCACGGAGCGAGCATGTTTAGGCAACCTGTTAAAAACGGAGTGCTGCCACAACGAAACCTGAGCTCGATCAGAAAAATGGTTATGACCGAAGCCGCTAGACCGCATAGTCTCCAGAATCACACGTTTCAGTTTTCCATTCACCATAAACTCGACTCGATATGGAACGCCGTAACCAAAACCCTTCAACTTCTTCCTAGGCTTCCTTGCTCCCACTTTTCGTTTACCCAACTCACC comes from Candidatus Bathyarchaeota archaeon and encodes:
- a CDS encoding aminoglycoside phosphotransferase family protein; amino-acid sequence: MPELQLDKLSEYLRGVYGADVEIRYVGELGKRKVGARKPRKKLKGFGYGVPYRVEFMVNGKLKRVILETMRSSGFGHNHFSDRAQVSLWQHSVFNRLPKHARSVDVGAFTREGSLKSLGDCTEFFIVMDMVRGWPYFRDLDRIRGRGRLSRLDLDRCQALSDYLVTIHGVKSSEVGLYVRRVRDLLGHGECIMGLTDSYPDGLEYVGKEGLCEVEKRCVEWRWKLKHKTHRLAQVHGDYHPWNVLFRKGVDFTVLDRSRGEWGEPADDVTAMTINYLFYSLQVYGRLAGPFETLFSRFWRNYLDKIGDEEILEVVQPFYAWRGLVIASPVWYPNLSLEVRTKLFNFIRNVLETERFDLEDVNSYIES
- a CDS encoding adenylyl-sulfate kinase — translated: MTQLAGWCAWITGLPGSGKSVIAQALLRRLEQQGISAQLVSVDMLRKVVTPKPTYSEEERDMVYASIVFVSKLLTQNGVNVIIDATANRQRYRDHARKQIPRFIEAYVRCPLELCIEREAKRGKTFMAPRDIYKKAFTGKSTTVPGIGAPYEQPQNPEVTVDSNKQSPEECAEKIYKTLTRIFQT